From the genome of Scytonema hofmannii PCC 7110, one region includes:
- a CDS encoding radical SAM family RiPP maturation amino acid epimerase, which translates to MQTQEISQQVEVQLIPPPFNIKEYCIDNYDSFETIDRIDPKLLSKFSQVKRFIERWEADQEFRKQVLKDPYATFVRYGLKLNPEDVRPKWDKDCASKWKQETSSFLLLKLSNEFYERLDKATNEPESAPSDPHIRVWRERQIARTASQFNPAFHKVIQHIPVCFELSKGCSIGCRFCAVSAPRLTDIFFYTVENAKLWREVLEVMKSFLGDAAGNGFCYWATDPLDNPDYEKFCIDFHAVTGYLPQTTTAQPMKNPEMTRSLLKLSKEKNGICNRFSIPSLKMLEQVHQEFSPEELLGVQIEFLNDGAEGAEKAHAGRQRERNLQQGKIDEESHKQGTIACVSGFLFNMVERSVKLISPCNADKRWPLGYIVYDLGTFVNADDLKTLIERMIQDNMSQMVRLGDLIRFRRDLTYEALVDGFQVSTRIKTFKFRHDPFWKELGAIIHQGNHTTVEITQLFASKGVSSAHISYYLNVLFKHGVLDSEPQL; encoded by the coding sequence ATGCAAACTCAAGAAATTAGTCAGCAGGTGGAAGTGCAGTTAATTCCTCCACCTTTCAATATTAAAGAATACTGCATAGATAACTATGATAGTTTTGAGACAATTGATCGGATCGATCCAAAACTATTATCCAAGTTCAGCCAAGTTAAGCGTTTTATCGAACGGTGGGAAGCAGATCAAGAATTTCGCAAACAAGTTCTTAAAGACCCCTATGCTACTTTTGTACGGTATGGTTTGAAACTTAATCCTGAAGATGTCAGACCAAAGTGGGATAAAGATTGTGCTAGTAAGTGGAAACAAGAAACATCAAGTTTTTTACTATTGAAACTTAGTAATGAGTTTTATGAAAGGCTAGACAAAGCAACAAATGAGCCTGAATCTGCTCCAAGCGATCCCCATATTCGAGTGTGGCGAGAACGGCAAATTGCACGTACTGCTAGTCAATTTAATCCAGCTTTTCACAAAGTCATTCAGCATATTCCAGTTTGTTTTGAACTGAGCAAGGGTTGTTCAATTGGTTGTCGCTTTTGTGCCGTATCAGCGCCGCGTCTCACTGATATCTTCTTCTATACTGTCGAAAACGCCAAATTATGGCGTGAGGTGCTTGAAGTCATGAAAAGCTTTTTAGGGGATGCGGCAGGGAATGGTTTTTGTTATTGGGCAACAGATCCCCTTGACAACCCAGATTATGAAAAGTTCTGTATTGATTTTCATGCTGTTACGGGATATCTTCCCCAAACTACGACAGCTCAACCGATGAAAAATCCAGAGATGACGCGCTCTCTTTTAAAGTTATCAAAAGAGAAAAATGGCATCTGCAATCGCTTCTCAATTCCTTCTTTAAAAATGTTAGAGCAAGTTCATCAAGAGTTTAGTCCTGAGGAGTTATTGGGAGTACAAATAGAATTCTTGAATGATGGGGCAGAAGGTGCTGAGAAAGCTCATGCAGGGAGGCAAAGAGAACGCAATCTTCAACAAGGTAAAATCGATGAAGAGTCTCACAAACAGGGGACAATTGCTTGTGTTTCAGGATTTTTATTCAATATGGTTGAGCGTAGTGTCAAGCTGATCAGTCCTTGTAATGCTGATAAACGCTGGCCATTGGGTTATATAGTTTACGATCTCGGAACTTTTGTGAATGCTGATGACCTCAAAACTTTAATTGAGAGGATGATTCAGGATAATATGTCACAGATGGTGAGGCTTGGTGACTTGATACGCTTTCGTCGCGATCTCACATACGAAGCTCTTGTTGATGGTTTTCAAGTTTCAACTCGCATTAAAACTTTTAAGTTCCGCCACGATCCCTTCTGGAAAGAGTTGGGTGCAATTATCCATCAAGGCAATCATACTACCGTAGAAATTACTCAATTATTTGCTAGCAAAGGAGTGTCATCAGCACATATATCTTACTATCTTAATGTTTTATTTAAGCATGGAGTTTTAGACTCTGAGCCTCAACTCTGA
- a CDS encoding NHLP leader peptide family RiPP precursor, giving the protein MTGQQFSREEFNASIIAKTWQNASFRQELISNPRAVVARELGTTLPEELRIHVVQEDTKNIYLVIPPVPEVDEELSDEALEQVAGGYIASRKKNKFFVIA; this is encoded by the coding sequence ATGACTGGACAACAATTTTCACGTGAAGAGTTTAATGCAAGCATCATTGCAAAAACTTGGCAGAATGCTTCATTTAGACAAGAGCTAATATCTAATCCCAGAGCAGTTGTAGCAAGAGAACTTGGAACAACTCTACCTGAAGAATTGCGGATTCACGTAGTTCAAGAAGATACCAAAAATATCTATTTGGTAATTCCCCCCGTACCAGAGGTTGATGAAGAACTCAGCGATGAAGCACTCGAGCAAGTTGCAGGAGGTTATATAGCTTCCAGGAAAAAAAATAAATTCTTTGTCATAGCCTAA
- a CDS encoding NHLP leader peptide family RiPP precursor, giving the protein MTGQQFSREEFNASIIAKTWQNASFRQELISNPRAVVARELGTTLPEELRIHVVQEDTKNIYLVIPPVPEVDEELSDEALEQVAGGYIASRKKNKFFVIA; this is encoded by the coding sequence ATGACTGGACAACAATTTTCACGTGAAGAGTTTAATGCAAGCATCATTGCAAAAACTTGGCAGAATGCTTCATTTAGACAAGAGCTAATATCTAATCCCAGAGCAGTTGTAGCAAGGGAACTTGGAACAACTCTACCTGAGGAATTGCGGATTCACGTAGTTCAAGAGGATACCAAAAATATCTATTTGGTAATTCCCCCCGTACCAGAGGTTGATGAAGAACTCAGTGATGAAGCACTCGAGCAAGTTGCAGGAGGTTATATAGCTTCCAGGAAAAAAAATAAATTCTTTGTCATAGCCTAA
- a CDS encoding tetratricopeptide repeat protein: MNRTKQKIKTIITEEHSSQLHVWHKLGWKNATLIYLDEHLDFQYISEHRIEALKRCQTSAEVAQLENYPELSFNIGLLFMKNKNYQTAISFFEKALTDESTKAKTHKILGKIYLEQGQYQLAQENLILATEIIPTDEQPVKLLAKLYKEIGDETNYHNQMLKYYQMKFMFQSFNL; encoded by the coding sequence ATGAATAGAACAAAACAAAAAATAAAAACTATTATCACAGAAGAACATTCTTCTCAACTTCATGTTTGGCATAAATTAGGCTGGAAAAATGCTACTCTAATTTACTTAGATGAACACCTAGATTTCCAATATATTAGTGAACATCGCATAGAGGCACTGAAAAGATGCCAAACTTCTGCTGAAGTTGCCCAACTAGAAAATTATCCTGAATTAAGCTTTAACATAGGTCTTCTCTTTATGAAAAATAAAAATTATCAAACAGCGATTAGCTTTTTTGAGAAAGCACTGACTGATGAATCAACAAAAGCTAAGACCCACAAAATACTCGGTAAAATTTATCTAGAACAGGGTCAATATCAGTTAGCACAGGAAAATCTGATATTAGCTACAGAAATTATACCCACTGATGAACAACCAGTGAAACTATTAGCAAAACTATATAAAGAAATAGGAGATGAAACAAACTATCATAATCAGATGCTAAAATACTATCAGATGAAATTTATGTTTCAAAGCTTTAATCTATAA
- a CDS encoding MBL fold metallo-hydrolase has protein sequence MKIHMIGHASIFVETQDCKIMMDPVLWDPFCEVTTSICPRREVIHEQIPEFDLLVISHRHLDHFDIRSLAYLPKNVDVLIPKDKLLETCLRQLGYSQIYTLSDFDEVKIGSTTLIATRSENRVPEYGMLFADPSGVFWNQVDSLVNTKTINFVKSRYPRINFLLASWQPMLETEYQYNQSLSFPFPGYSHILQLIGLIKPKAISPGANGFKFIDGSSWLNQVVFPVTQEQFCRDIGKVCPEAGENIFSLQPGDICEFKDGRSTYLSGNSQFVKMIEDDRESLLFSPVTVSGELVDRNPDKYNLHEMRKTIEEEVCLNLPTFFMEHKNDLFGEYVHWEVIYQLEIVFPDISQKWYFDFSEETIQCRRGTNPLANVFNIITASSFYGVLKGEKTWDYPGTGGYLRAFEKLYVASTHGAIRPDLKSLSISPLALKFPHEKVFETVLYKEVETWGKEYGKNQVQHEKKTAMMKLGNTLIRVSPQNLNEQLVMTTNVS, from the coding sequence ATGAAAATTCACATGATTGGTCATGCTTCCATATTTGTAGAAACACAAGATTGTAAAATAATGATGGATCCGGTACTTTGGGATCCATTTTGTGAAGTCACAACGAGTATATGCCCCAGACGAGAAGTTATTCACGAGCAAATTCCTGAGTTTGACTTGTTAGTCATTTCCCATCGGCATTTGGATCACTTTGATATTCGTTCTCTTGCTTATCTTCCCAAAAATGTTGATGTTTTAATTCCTAAAGATAAGCTATTAGAAACTTGTCTGCGGCAATTGGGATATTCTCAAATCTACACTTTAAGCGATTTTGATGAAGTTAAAATTGGCTCGACTACTCTGATTGCAACCCGCTCAGAGAATCGCGTCCCTGAGTATGGAATGTTATTTGCCGATCCATCAGGAGTTTTTTGGAATCAAGTAGATTCATTAGTCAATACTAAAACAATTAATTTTGTCAAATCTCGCTATCCCAGAATAAATTTTTTACTGGCGAGCTGGCAACCTATGCTAGAAACTGAGTATCAATACAATCAAAGCCTATCATTCCCTTTTCCGGGATATAGCCATATTCTCCAACTGATTGGCTTGATTAAGCCAAAGGCAATTTCTCCTGGTGCTAATGGTTTCAAGTTTATAGATGGATCTTCTTGGCTAAATCAAGTTGTGTTTCCAGTCACTCAAGAACAATTTTGTAGAGACATAGGAAAAGTTTGTCCAGAAGCAGGAGAAAACATATTTTCTCTTCAACCGGGAGATATTTGTGAATTTAAAGATGGAAGATCAACCTATCTTTCTGGAAATTCTCAATTTGTCAAGATGATTGAAGATGATAGAGAAAGTTTACTTTTTTCACCTGTAACCGTAAGTGGCGAACTAGTGGATAGAAACCCAGACAAGTACAATCTTCATGAGATGAGAAAGACAATTGAAGAGGAGGTTTGCTTGAATCTACCAACATTTTTCATGGAACATAAAAATGATTTATTTGGAGAGTATGTCCATTGGGAGGTTATATACCAGTTAGAAATAGTATTTCCAGATATTTCTCAAAAATGGTATTTTGACTTTTCTGAAGAAACTATTCAATGCAGAAGAGGAACTAATCCTTTAGCTAATGTGTTTAATATCATTACAGCTTCGAGTTTTTACGGAGTTTTAAAAGGTGAAAAAACTTGGGATTATCCTGGAACTGGTGGATATTTACGTGCGTTTGAAAAATTATATGTAGCTAGTACTCATGGTGCTATACGCCCCGATCTTAAATCACTGAGCATTTCTCCTTTAGCTCTTAAATTTCCACATGAGAAAGTTTTTGAAACTGTCTTATACAAAGAAGTCGAAACATGGGGAAAAGAATATGGAAAAAATCAGGTTCAGCATGAAAAGAAAACAGCAATGATGAAGCTAGGAAACACTCTGATTAGGGTCTCCCCACAAAACCTCAATGAGCAGCTAGTGATGACAACGAATGTGAGTTAA
- a CDS encoding NHLP bacteriocin export ABC transporter permease/ATPase subunit produces the protein MHKGKNNQLTNSKSQILIRGQAYIFQGNEPILLDDPSKIWVLQSGSMALFAVIVKDGVIEGTRRYLSSISEGQALFGTAVNNINQKHQILAVPIGETELLQVHQECFQELIASADSRAIAWVEAWLLQLSSVLSHVTIPAIEVKSEGETRLSLLLGQRFQPEAGVTCWVQIQQGTVCFLGFEELTLTTATGYFPLTDRTWLEAIEGVQLTAQTTSQFWNSSHLLTGLSQMHLQLLHCIDFLDRQEAQEEIMRLRDRQRLNRQMTSEALGELASTLSSKDENFFTEGTPLLVAAGAVGRALGVKICPPARSENLKRVKEPLEAIVRASRIRMRRVLLRDEWWEKDCGPLVAYTEKDNQPVALLPISTNCYEIFDPIKHTRIKVDEPIAETLSPVAYMFYQSFPDRVLKTYNVLLFALKGRRLDILLTLLTGIAVTLLGMLTPQATAIIMDNAIPDSNRGLLLQIGIGLLVAALGTVLFQLAQGFALLRIETAAATTTEVAVWDRLLNLPVSFFRKYTTGDLHSRASSVGEISRELSANTIIKLITSFFALFYLGQLFNYNFKLALLAVAVAIVTGAVTIISGILLVGRVRPLLELQGNIFGQTVQMINGISKLHIAGAEERAFASWSKNYTRQLKLTLSTQQVEDVVALFNTVMPLFTSGVLFWLTISQFKEAQTSGAMVITIGTFLAFNAAFEQFVGGTTNLSNVVTEIVQITPHWKRTQPILQAIPEVDLSKADPGKLMGKIVVDHIMFRYRSDGPLTLDDVSISAEPGEFIALVGGSGSGKSTIFRLLLGFETPESGSIYYDGQDLSGLDIEAVRRQLGVVLQNGRLNSGSIFENIAGGANITFDEAWEAAQMSGFADDVAAMPMEMHTVISEGGGNLSGGQRQRLLIARALVLKPRILLFDEATSALDNKTQAIVSESLDKMQVTRIVIAHRLSTIRNAHRIYVLQAGRIVQQGSFTELASVEGLFAQLMARQMA, from the coding sequence ATGCACAAAGGGAAAAATAACCAATTAACTAACTCAAAATCCCAAATCTTAATACGCGGTCAAGCTTATATATTTCAAGGTAATGAGCCGATACTACTGGACGATCCCTCTAAAATTTGGGTGCTCCAATCTGGTTCTATGGCATTATTTGCCGTGATAGTTAAAGATGGTGTTATAGAAGGAACTCGCCGTTATTTATCTAGTATTAGTGAGGGACAGGCACTGTTCGGCACTGCTGTTAATAATATTAATCAAAAACACCAGATCTTGGCTGTGCCGATTGGGGAAACTGAATTACTACAAGTCCATCAAGAATGTTTTCAGGAGTTAATAGCTAGTGCAGATTCGAGAGCGATCGCCTGGGTAGAAGCTTGGTTGTTACAACTTAGTAGTGTATTATCTCACGTTACTATCCCAGCAATTGAGGTTAAGTCTGAGGGAGAAACACGATTGTCTCTGCTGCTTGGTCAAAGATTCCAGCCGGAAGCAGGGGTTACCTGTTGGGTACAAATTCAGCAAGGGACTGTCTGTTTTCTGGGGTTTGAAGAATTGACTCTGACAACTGCAACCGGATATTTTCCTCTGACTGACAGAACATGGCTAGAAGCCATTGAGGGGGTTCAACTAACCGCTCAAACAACCAGCCAATTTTGGAACTCAAGTCATCTTCTGACAGGGTTGTCTCAAATGCATCTTCAACTCCTGCACTGTATTGATTTTTTAGATCGGCAAGAAGCGCAGGAAGAAATTATGCGGTTGCGCGATCGCCAACGTCTCAATCGTCAAATGACATCTGAGGCGTTAGGAGAGCTAGCATCAACATTAAGTTCCAAAGATGAAAACTTTTTCACAGAAGGTACACCTTTATTAGTGGCTGCTGGTGCTGTGGGAAGAGCTTTGGGGGTGAAAATCTGTCCTCCAGCACGCTCAGAAAATCTCAAACGGGTCAAAGAACCGTTGGAAGCGATCGTCCGAGCTTCTCGCATTCGGATGCGGCGTGTGCTGTTGCGGGATGAATGGTGGGAAAAGGATTGTGGTCCTTTAGTTGCTTATACTGAGAAGGACAATCAACCAGTAGCACTGTTGCCAATTTCTACTAATTGCTATGAAATCTTTGATCCAATTAAGCATACCCGCATTAAAGTAGATGAACCTATAGCCGAGACACTCTCTCCCGTAGCCTATATGTTTTATCAATCTTTTCCCGATCGAGTCCTCAAGACTTATAATGTACTTCTGTTTGCACTCAAAGGACGTAGGTTGGATATCCTACTCACCTTATTGACTGGCATTGCCGTCACGCTTTTAGGGATGCTCACGCCTCAAGCTACCGCCATTATCATGGATAATGCAATTCCAGATAGTAATCGCGGGTTGTTGCTGCAAATAGGAATAGGGCTACTCGTTGCTGCATTGGGTACAGTTTTATTTCAGCTAGCACAGGGATTTGCTCTTTTACGAATTGAAACAGCAGCAGCCACTACTACGGAAGTTGCAGTGTGGGATCGGCTGCTGAATTTACCAGTATCCTTTTTTCGCAAGTACACGACAGGCGATTTGCACTCACGAGCATCGTCTGTTGGTGAAATCAGTCGAGAACTGAGTGCTAACACTATCATCAAACTGATTACCAGTTTCTTTGCATTGTTTTATTTGGGGCAATTATTTAACTACAACTTTAAATTAGCCCTACTTGCAGTTGCGGTTGCTATAGTAACAGGTGCTGTCACTATAATTTCTGGTATCCTCCTCGTTGGTAGAGTGCGCCCCCTGCTGGAATTGCAGGGAAATATTTTTGGCCAGACAGTACAAATGATTAATGGGATTTCTAAACTGCATATTGCTGGAGCCGAAGAACGCGCCTTCGCTTCTTGGAGTAAAAACTACACTCGCCAACTGAAGCTTACACTCAGTACACAACAAGTAGAAGACGTTGTTGCCCTTTTCAATACGGTGATGCCCTTATTCACATCTGGAGTCCTTTTTTGGCTGACCATCAGCCAGTTTAAAGAAGCTCAAACTTCAGGAGCAATGGTAATCACCATCGGCACTTTCCTCGCTTTTAACGCCGCCTTTGAACAATTTGTTGGGGGAACTACAAATCTAAGTAATGTAGTGACTGAAATTGTGCAAATTACTCCTCACTGGAAACGTACCCAGCCAATTTTGCAAGCCATACCGGAAGTAGATTTGAGCAAAGCCGATCCGGGAAAACTCATGGGCAAAATTGTCGTAGACCATATTATGTTTCGCTACCGGAGTGATGGTCCACTGACACTGGATGACGTGAGTATCTCAGCAGAACCAGGGGAGTTTATTGCCCTTGTAGGGGGATCTGGAAGTGGTAAATCAACTATATTCCGATTGTTACTGGGGTTTGAAACTCCTGAAAGTGGCAGCATCTACTACGATGGTCAAGACCTATCTGGGTTAGATATAGAAGCAGTGCGCCGACAGTTAGGTGTTGTTTTGCAAAATGGTCGGCTCAATTCAGGTTCTATTTTTGAGAATATTGCTGGTGGTGCCAATATTACCTTCGATGAAGCTTGGGAAGCAGCTCAAATGTCTGGCTTTGCTGACGATGTAGCAGCTATGCCAATGGAAATGCACACTGTGATTAGTGAAGGAGGTGGTAATCTTTCGGGAGGACAACGACAACGGTTGCTCATTGCTCGCGCTTTAGTATTAAAACCCCGCATTTTGCTATTTGATGAAGCGACTAGTGCTCTTGACAACAAAACCCAAGCAATTGTTAGTGAAAGTTTGGATAAGATGCAAGTCACGAGAATAGTAATTGCTCACCGACTCAGTACAATCCGCAATGCTCATCGCATCTATGTACTCCAAGCAGGGAGGATTGTACAACAAGGAAGTTTTACGGAGCTAGCTTCTGTTGAAGGGTTGTTTGCTCAATTGATGGCTCGGCAAATGGCTTAG
- a CDS encoding NHLP family bacteriocin export ABC transporter peptidase/permease/ATPase subunit, producing MVFTNSALVQPINFWQYLQKLLFIRSKRIKTPTLLQMEAVECGAAALGIILGYFGRIVPLPELRRECGVSRDGSKASNVLKAARNYGLQAKGFKKELEQLQQLHPPYIIFWDFNHFLVVEGFRKQRVYLNDPATGPRSVSLQEFDEGYTGVVLVMEPGTEFKKGGRKPSMMGSLWERLQGSTSALVYCIVAGFFLTLVGMAVPVFSQIFVDEILVEQRLDWLNPLLVGMAIAAVLQGCLTLLRLRYLRRLKIKLSVGMSSRFLWHMLRLPVGFYAQRFAGEITSRMSLNDQVANVLSGQLTTTIIDAVMVIFYAMIMFQYDWLLTLIVVSLAVVNVITLRLVSRQRVDLNQRLMLDFGKAEGVSIAALQSIETLKASGLESDFFSRWSGYYTKAINSQQQMDVTNQLFSILPTLLEAISSLLLLAIGGLRVMDGYLSIGMLVAFQGLVKSFEAPVSSLLNFGSTLQELEGNLIRLDDVLDNPTDTSVEQKNLVNSTPEDKGDSHGNNRNIHFLSSSTPLPRLQGYIELQNLTFGYSRLDPPLIENFNLSLKPGQRVALVGGSGSGKSTIAKLISGLYQPWVGKILFDSQLREQIPHQRLTNSVAMVEQDILLFGGTVRENLTLWDNTVSDKNLKRACQDAAIDDVILSMNGGYDAELMEGAANLSGGQRQRMEIARALVNNPSILVMDEATSALDAETERIIDQNLRRRGCTCIIVAHRLSTIRDCDEIIVLERGQVVQRGTHQQLWQVEGVYSRLIRTEGEALEEE from the coding sequence GTGGTATTTACTAATTCTGCCTTAGTCCAACCTATTAATTTTTGGCAGTACCTGCAAAAATTACTGTTTATCAGAAGCAAGCGGATAAAAACACCAACTCTTCTGCAAATGGAGGCAGTTGAATGTGGTGCTGCTGCTTTAGGAATTATTTTAGGTTACTTTGGTCGAATTGTTCCATTGCCAGAATTGCGTCGAGAGTGTGGTGTTTCCCGTGATGGTAGTAAGGCATCTAACGTGTTGAAGGCTGCAAGAAATTATGGTCTTCAGGCCAAGGGTTTTAAAAAGGAACTAGAGCAACTACAACAGCTGCATCCTCCTTATATTATCTTTTGGGATTTTAACCACTTCTTAGTAGTGGAAGGATTTCGCAAACAGAGGGTTTATTTGAACGATCCAGCTACAGGTCCCCGTAGTGTGTCTTTGCAGGAATTTGACGAGGGTTATACTGGGGTAGTGCTGGTGATGGAACCAGGCACAGAGTTCAAAAAAGGTGGACGTAAACCTAGTATGATGGGGTCTTTGTGGGAGCGCCTACAGGGATCAACAAGTGCTTTAGTTTACTGTATAGTCGCTGGATTCTTCTTAACTCTGGTAGGAATGGCAGTACCAGTATTCAGCCAAATATTTGTAGACGAAATCCTGGTAGAGCAAAGGCTGGACTGGCTAAATCCTCTACTTGTAGGAATGGCGATCGCGGCTGTACTCCAAGGGTGTCTAACGCTACTGCGGTTGCGCTACCTGCGTCGCTTAAAAATTAAGTTGTCTGTTGGGATGTCCAGTCGCTTTCTGTGGCATATGCTGCGTCTACCAGTTGGGTTTTATGCCCAACGATTTGCTGGAGAAATTACTAGCCGCATGAGTCTTAATGACCAAGTTGCTAATGTGCTTTCAGGACAGTTGACAACAACAATCATTGATGCTGTCATGGTAATTTTTTATGCCATGATTATGTTTCAATATGACTGGCTACTAACTTTGATTGTCGTCAGCTTAGCTGTGGTGAACGTCATCACCTTGCGCTTGGTTTCCCGTCAGCGTGTCGATCTGAATCAACGATTGATGTTGGATTTTGGTAAAGCTGAAGGCGTTTCCATTGCTGCTCTCCAAAGTATAGAAACACTCAAAGCATCAGGGTTGGAATCAGATTTCTTTTCTCGGTGGTCTGGTTATTATACCAAGGCGATCAATAGCCAGCAACAAATGGATGTCACTAACCAATTATTCTCAATATTACCCACCCTCTTAGAAGCTATTTCTTCCTTGTTGCTATTGGCGATCGGTGGTTTACGGGTTATGGACGGGTATCTGAGTATCGGGATGTTAGTAGCTTTTCAAGGTTTGGTAAAAAGTTTTGAAGCACCTGTAAGTAGTCTCCTCAACTTCGGTAGCACTCTTCAAGAATTGGAGGGCAATTTGATTCGCCTTGATGATGTACTAGACAACCCAACCGATACATCAGTAGAGCAGAAAAACTTGGTTAACAGCACACCAGAAGACAAAGGTGATAGTCATGGAAACAACAGAAATATTCATTTTCTTTCTTCCTCTACTCCTTTGCCGAGATTGCAGGGATATATAGAGTTACAAAACCTCACATTTGGCTATAGCCGCTTAGACCCTCCCTTGATAGAAAATTTTAATCTCTCACTTAAACCAGGACAACGAGTCGCTTTGGTAGGTGGGAGTGGCTCTGGTAAGTCCACTATTGCCAAACTGATAAGCGGACTTTATCAACCTTGGGTGGGAAAAATTCTCTTTGATAGTCAACTTAGAGAACAAATTCCTCACCAACGACTGACTAATTCTGTGGCTATGGTAGAACAGGATATCTTGTTGTTTGGTGGCACAGTTAGGGAGAATTTGACTCTTTGGGATAACACTGTATCTGACAAAAACTTGAAGCGGGCTTGTCAGGATGCGGCGATTGATGATGTCATCCTCTCAATGAATGGGGGATATGATGCAGAACTCATGGAAGGTGCTGCTAATTTAAGTGGAGGTCAACGGCAACGGATGGAAATAGCCCGCGCTTTGGTGAACAATCCCTCTATACTTGTCATGGACGAAGCTACTAGTGCTTTAGATGCAGAGACGGAAAGAATTATTGACCAAAATCTCCGGCGGCGGGGATGCACTTGCATAATTGTGGCGCATCGATTAAGCACGATTCGAGACTGTGATGAAATTATCGTCCTAGAGCGAGGTCAAGTCGTACAACGAGGTACTCACCAACAGTTGTGGCAAGTTGAAGGAGTGTACTCGCGATTAATCCGCACAGAAGGGGAAGCCCTGGAGGAGGAATAA
- a CDS encoding NHLP bacteriocin system secretion protein, with product MLEQKRRLFRQESVERLSSPERLDQLMQVVSPRSWLPLASLSSLVVVAVIWSVYGKIPITIDGQGVLIYPRQVVPLQSTSAGQILALNVKAGDRVKKGDILATLEQADLRKQLQLSRSKLTQLEKQNSDVNLLQDQRQSLDKKTIQEQRQFLLRTLQDLRNFTPILREKGLMTIKSDRQNLQNRLKTLNELLPTLKKRWEVRQRLFQQGAVSDDTVLEARQQYLDSLANLDQAKSQLDKLGVQETETLEKYFQNLNEIKNYQAQIKELDSKLASSAEQDQSSTINRQKEIQEAKREIAQIEERLSTNSKIVSQYSGQVLEVTIAPGQVIDTGTRLGSVKAETSSSKLVSIALFPVGDGKKIQPGMKLQITPSTVKRERFGGITGDVTNISPFPITREAAASVVGNSEIVEGLVSQKQEGLIQVFADIEQDSTTFSGYKWSSSTGPQMKISSGTTTIVRVQVEERAPITFVLPILRSFSGIY from the coding sequence ATGTTAGAGCAAAAGCGCCGTCTATTTCGCCAAGAATCTGTAGAACGTTTATCTTCTCCTGAAAGACTAGACCAACTCATGCAGGTAGTTAGTCCAAGAAGCTGGTTGCCTTTGGCTTCTTTAAGCTCTTTAGTAGTGGTGGCTGTAATTTGGAGTGTTTATGGTAAAATTCCTATTACTATTGATGGACAAGGAGTATTGATTTATCCACGCCAAGTTGTGCCACTACAGTCAACAAGTGCCGGTCAGATATTAGCCCTCAATGTTAAGGCGGGAGATAGAGTTAAGAAAGGAGACATACTAGCGACGCTTGAACAAGCCGATCTTCGCAAACAGTTGCAACTATCGCGTTCTAAATTAACCCAACTAGAAAAGCAGAATAGCGATGTAAATTTACTGCAAGATCAACGACAAAGTTTAGACAAAAAGACTATTCAAGAACAACGCCAGTTTCTATTGCGAACTCTTCAAGATTTGAGGAATTTCACTCCCATTTTGCGAGAGAAAGGATTGATGACAATTAAAAGCGATCGCCAGAATCTCCAAAATCGCTTAAAGACTTTGAACGAGCTACTTCCAACCTTAAAAAAAAGATGGGAAGTTCGCCAAAGACTATTTCAGCAGGGAGCAGTTTCTGACGATACAGTGTTAGAAGCACGACAGCAATATCTCGATAGTCTCGCCAATCTCGATCAAGCCAAATCTCAACTCGATAAACTCGGTGTTCAGGAAACAGAGACATTAGAAAAATATTTTCAGAATCTCAACGAAATTAAAAACTACCAAGCACAGATTAAAGAACTAGATAGTAAATTAGCTAGTTCAGCTGAACAAGATCAAAGCAGTACAATTAACCGACAAAAAGAAATTCAAGAAGCCAAGCGAGAAATTGCTCAAATAGAAGAACGGTTAAGTACTAACAGCAAGATCGTCAGCCAGTACTCAGGACAGGTGTTAGAAGTTACTATTGCTCCTGGGCAAGTCATTGATACTGGAACCCGTTTGGGAAGTGTCAAGGCAGAGACTTCATCTAGCAAACTAGTTAGTATTGCATTATTCCCAGTTGGAGATGGTAAGAAAATTCAACCGGGAATGAAATTACAAATTACCCCTAGTACTGTAAAGCGAGAACGCTTCGGCGGTATCACTGGGGATGTCACAAATATCTCGCCTTTTCCCATCACTAGAGAAGCTGCTGCTAGTGTCGTGGGTAATTCAGAAATTGTGGAAGGTCTAGTTTCTCAAAAACAAGAAGGATTAATACAGGTTTTCGCTGATATAGAACAAGATTCTACAACTTTCAGTGGTTACAAGTGGTCTTCTTCAACTGGACCACAGATGAAAATCTCTTCTGGAACGACAACCATTGTGCGAGTTCAGGTGGAAGAACGCGCTCCTATCACTTTTGTACTACCTATCTTGAGGTCTTTCAGTGGTATTTACTAA